In the Aulosira sp. FACHB-615 genome, one interval contains:
- a CDS encoding aldehyde oxygenase (deformylating) encodes MQQLADGLEIDFQSETYKDAYSRINAIVIEGEQEAYENYIKLAELLPDHSDDLIRLSKMESRHKKGFEACGRNLNVTPDLQFAKEFFAPLHDNFKVAAAQGKVVTCLLIQSLIIECFAIAAYNIYIPVADAFARKITEGVVKDEYSHLNFGEVWLKANFEASKAELEEANRQNLPIVWKMLNQVATDAEVLAMEKEALVEDFMIQYGEALSNIGFTTRDIMRLSAYGLSAA; translated from the coding sequence ATGCAGCAGTTAGCAGATGGATTAGAAATAGATTTCCAAAGTGAAACATATAAAGATGCCTATAGTCGCATTAATGCGATCGTGATTGAAGGGGAACAAGAAGCTTATGAGAATTACATTAAACTAGCTGAACTGCTGCCTGATCATAGTGATGATTTAATTCGCTTGTCGAAAATGGAAAGCCGCCATAAAAAAGGCTTTGAAGCTTGCGGCCGCAATTTAAACGTGACACCAGATTTGCAATTTGCTAAGGAGTTTTTTGCACCTCTGCACGATAACTTTAAAGTCGCCGCCGCCCAAGGTAAGGTTGTCACCTGCTTACTGATTCAATCTTTGATTATTGAATGTTTTGCGATCGCGGCCTACAACATCTACATCCCTGTTGCTGATGCTTTTGCCCGCAAAATTACTGAGGGTGTAGTCAAAGATGAGTATAGTCATTTAAACTTTGGTGAAGTTTGGCTGAAAGCTAACTTTGAAGCCTCCAAAGCTGAACTAGAAGAAGCAAACCGCCAAAACCTACCCATTGTTTGGAAAATGCTCAACCAAGTAGCGACCGATGCTGAAGTGTTAGCAATGGAAAAAGAAGCTTTAGTCGAAGACTTCATGATTCAATACGGTGAAGCTTTAAGTAACATTGGCTTCACAACCAGAGATATCATGCGCTTATCAGCCTACGGACTCTCAGCTGCTTAA
- a CDS encoding carbohydrate ABC transporter permease has protein sequence MMKSSWHLKSGDIFSLAVLLLGAFIVLLPLFVVFFTSFAPPGATPDITMPRNWSLDNYHDAWQRGKFLLAFANSTVVAIAVTAFQLITSALAGYALARLKFRGRQALLLVVLATLVIPFQLLVIPIFLVLKWGHLINTYGALILPTAVNGFGIFLLRQYFQTIPVELEEAAIIDGANRLQILWRVLLPLARPALVTLFLFTFIAEWNDLFKPLVFTTRPELRTVQLALAEFQEQFTNNWPLMMAAVTIATVPVMALFLIGQRQFIRGIATTGIKN, from the coding sequence ATGATGAAATCAAGTTGGCATCTCAAATCTGGCGATATTTTTAGTTTAGCGGTACTGCTGTTAGGCGCATTCATTGTCTTGCTACCGCTATTTGTTGTGTTTTTCACTTCTTTTGCACCCCCTGGCGCGACTCCAGATATCACGATGCCGCGAAATTGGTCGTTAGATAATTATCATGATGCGTGGCAGCGCGGGAAGTTCCTTTTAGCTTTTGCTAATTCTACTGTAGTAGCGATCGCAGTCACCGCATTTCAGCTAATCACCTCTGCTTTGGCTGGTTACGCCTTGGCAAGATTGAAATTTCGTGGCAGACAAGCATTGCTGTTAGTTGTTTTAGCAACCCTAGTGATTCCTTTTCAGCTGTTAGTTATACCTATATTTTTGGTGTTGAAGTGGGGACACTTAATTAATACCTATGGGGCGCTGATTTTACCCACGGCTGTCAATGGCTTTGGCATATTTCTTTTACGCCAATATTTTCAGACAATTCCGGTAGAACTAGAAGAAGCAGCCATCATTGACGGGGCAAACAGGTTACAAATCTTATGGCGGGTGTTATTACCTTTAGCCCGTCCGGCTTTGGTGACGTTGTTTTTATTCACCTTTATTGCGGAATGGAATGATTTGTTTAAGCCTTTGGTATTTACCACACGCCCCGAATTAAGAACCGTACAGTTGGCATTAGCCGAGTTTCAAGAACAATTTACCAACAACTGGCCTTTGATGATGGCAGCCGTAACAATTGCAACCGTACCAGTGATGGCACTATTTTTAATTGGTCAGCGTCAATTTATTCGGGGAATTGCTACAACGGGAATCAAGAATTGA